The window ACCACGACCCCGACGTTGGCGCGGGCGCCCTGGTCTGGACCGACGAACAGGCACGGGAAACGAAGGGGTTCGGCCGCTGGCTGGCCCAGCGTCAGGCGTACCTGTTCTTCCCGATGCTGACGCTGGAAGGGCTGAGCCTGCACGTCGACAGCTTCAAGGGGCTGTTCCGTTCGCCGATGCGGTACCGGGCGATCGAGGCGGTACTGCTGGTCGTGCACGTGGCCGCGTACTTCGGCGTACTGTTCACCGTCCTGTCGCCGGTGAAGGCCCTGGTCTTCATCGCCGTACACCAGGGGTTGTGGGGTGTCTACATGGGCTGCTCGTTCGCGCCCAACCACAAGGGCATGCCGATGCTGACCGCCGAGGACGACCTCGACTTCCTGCGCAAGCAGGTGCTCACCTCGCGCAACGTACGGGGCAGCCGGCTGGTCGACTTCACCCTCGGCGGGCTCAACTACCAGATCGAGCACCACCTCTTCCCGAGCATGGCGCGGTCGAACCTGCGCAAGGCACAGCCGATCGTCAAGGCGTACTGCGCCGAACAGGGCATCCCGTACGAGGAGACCGGACTCGTCGACTCGTACGCCCA of the Micromonospora sp. NBC_01796 genome contains:
- a CDS encoding fatty acid desaturase family protein is translated as MTVGAVVEPALRRGSDYAKLSRRINQAGLLERRPGWYATKIAITAGLFVAGWVAVFLVGDSWWQLLVAVGLAIASTQVAFLGHDAGHRQMFRSRQASQVAGLLAANLATGISYGWWIDKHNRHHANPNHEDHDPDVGAGALVWTDEQARETKGFGRWLAQRQAYLFFPMLTLEGLSLHVDSFKGLFRSPMRYRAIEAVLLVVHVAAYFGVLFTVLSPVKALVFIAVHQGLWGVYMGCSFAPNHKGMPMLTAEDDLDFLRKQVLTSRNVRGSRLVDFTLGGLNYQIEHHLFPSMARSNLRKAQPIVKAYCAEQGIPYEETGLVDSYAQALRHLHSVGAELRAGR